One window of the Pseudarthrobacter sp. ATCC 49987 genome contains the following:
- the paaZ gene encoding phenylacetic acid degradation bifunctional protein PaaZ: protein MTTTATAPEPTVDTVEIVPSFIRDSWWTPDAGAAAAAASVLDASTGELLAKVSTEGLDLAAVVDYGRTTGQAELGKLTFHQRALKLKELAQYLNGRREEFYALSFQTGATKIDSMVDIDGGIGVLFTFGSKGRRELPNSQVIVDGPMEVLSKDGSFAGEHIYTRIPGVAVQINAFNFPVWGMLEKFAPAFIAGVPTIVKPATPTGYVTAAVVKAIIDSGILPKGSLQLISGSVRTMLDHLDYRDIVAFTGSASTANTLKSHVNVVKGGVRFTSETDSLNASILGPDAVKGTPEFDAFIKSLVTEMTAKAGQKCTSIRRAIVPQELVQDVIAAVGERIKERIVLGDPRAEGVNMGALASLEQLADVRAAVQSMLDAGGELAYGTLDSPKVTSADGTVGVVADGAFMSPVLLSWADPEADEVHSLEAFGPVSSVIGYTDLADAVRLAARGGGSLVASVCTNDPEVARELVTGIAAHHGRVHMLNREDARSSTGHGSPVPHLVHGGPGRAGGGEELGGIRSVLHHMQRTAIQGSPNMLTAVTGVWHTGADRNFTLETEGQHPFRKHLSTLHIGDAIRSGLREVTLDEITKFANSTGDTFYAHTNQEAAAANPFFPGIVAHGYLLLAWGAGLFVEPAPGPVLANYGLESLRFITPVAAGDSIRVTLTAKKITPRETDEYGEVAWDAVLTNQNDEIVATYDVLTLVEK, encoded by the coding sequence ATGACCACCACTGCAACCGCTCCGGAACCCACAGTAGACACTGTCGAGATCGTTCCCAGCTTCATCCGGGATTCCTGGTGGACTCCCGACGCCGGCGCCGCAGCAGCCGCCGCGTCCGTTCTGGACGCCAGCACCGGTGAACTCCTCGCCAAGGTGAGCACCGAGGGACTCGACCTCGCCGCCGTCGTGGACTACGGACGCACCACCGGCCAGGCGGAACTGGGCAAGCTGACCTTCCACCAGCGCGCGCTCAAGCTCAAGGAGCTGGCGCAGTACCTCAACGGCCGGCGCGAGGAGTTCTACGCGCTCTCCTTCCAGACCGGCGCCACCAAGATTGACTCCATGGTCGACATCGACGGCGGCATCGGCGTGCTCTTCACGTTCGGTTCCAAGGGCCGGCGTGAATTGCCCAACTCCCAGGTGATCGTGGACGGCCCCATGGAGGTGCTGTCCAAGGACGGTTCCTTCGCCGGCGAGCACATCTACACCCGCATCCCCGGCGTCGCCGTGCAGATCAACGCCTTCAACTTCCCGGTCTGGGGCATGCTCGAGAAGTTCGCGCCCGCCTTCATCGCCGGCGTGCCCACCATCGTCAAGCCCGCCACTCCCACCGGCTACGTCACCGCCGCCGTGGTCAAGGCGATCATCGACTCCGGCATCCTGCCCAAGGGCTCGCTGCAGCTGATCTCCGGCTCGGTCCGCACCATGCTGGACCACCTCGACTACCGCGACATCGTGGCCTTCACCGGCTCCGCCTCCACCGCCAACACGCTCAAGTCCCACGTCAACGTGGTCAAGGGCGGGGTCCGCTTCACCTCGGAAACCGACTCCCTCAACGCCTCGATCCTGGGCCCGGACGCCGTCAAGGGCACGCCGGAGTTCGACGCCTTCATCAAGTCCCTCGTCACCGAGATGACCGCCAAGGCCGGCCAGAAGTGCACCTCGATCCGCCGGGCCATCGTGCCGCAGGAGCTGGTGCAGGACGTCATCGCCGCCGTGGGGGAGCGGATCAAGGAACGCATTGTCCTCGGCGACCCGCGCGCCGAAGGCGTCAACATGGGCGCCCTGGCGTCCCTGGAGCAGCTCGCCGATGTGCGCGCCGCCGTCCAGTCCATGCTCGACGCCGGCGGCGAACTCGCCTACGGCACGCTTGATTCGCCGAAGGTCACCAGCGCGGACGGCACCGTCGGCGTCGTCGCCGACGGCGCGTTTATGTCCCCCGTGCTGCTGAGCTGGGCGGATCCGGAAGCCGACGAGGTCCACTCGCTGGAAGCGTTCGGCCCGGTTTCCTCGGTGATCGGCTACACGGACCTGGCCGACGCCGTCCGCCTCGCGGCCCGCGGCGGCGGTTCGCTCGTCGCCTCGGTCTGCACCAATGATCCCGAGGTTGCCCGCGAACTGGTCACCGGCATCGCTGCCCACCACGGCCGCGTGCACATGCTCAACCGCGAGGATGCGCGCAGCTCCACCGGCCACGGTTCGCCGGTCCCGCACCTGGTCCACGGCGGCCCGGGCCGCGCCGGCGGCGGCGAGGAGCTCGGCGGCATCCGCTCCGTCCTGCACCACATGCAGCGCACGGCGATCCAGGGCTCACCGAACATGCTGACCGCCGTCACGGGCGTCTGGCACACCGGGGCCGACCGCAACTTCACGCTCGAGACCGAAGGCCAGCACCCGTTCCGGAAGCACCTGAGCACGCTGCACATCGGCGACGCGATCCGCTCCGGGCTGCGGGAAGTGACCCTGGACGAAATCACGAAGTTCGCCAACTCCACCGGCGACACCTTCTACGCCCACACCAACCAGGAGGCAGCGGCGGCCAACCCGTTCTTCCCGGGCATCGTGGCGCACGGTTACCTGTTGCTGGCCTGGGGCGCCGGGCTGTTCGTGGAGCCCGCACCGGGCCCCGTGCTGGCGAACTATGGCCTGGAAAGCCTGCGCTTCATCACCCCGGTGGCCGCAGGCGATTCCATCCGGGTCACCCTGACCGCCAAGAAGATCACACCCCGCGAGACGGACGAGTACGGCGAAGTGGCCTGGGACGCCGTCCTGACGAACCAGAACGACGAAATCGTGGCCACCTACGACGTCCTCACCCTCGTGGAGAAGTAG
- a CDS encoding PaaI family thioesterase, whose protein sequence is MTPEPRNTELWKITLGELDEKMGVKIVEESVERVVATMPVEGNRQSFGLLHGGASLAVGEAVGSWAAVIHASTLGKTAVGVDVSATHHKSAREGLITITATPIHLGGTVTTHEVLITNEAGQRLCTLRITNLLLDRKN, encoded by the coding sequence ATGACGCCTGAGCCCCGGAATACCGAGCTGTGGAAGATCACCCTCGGGGAACTCGACGAGAAAATGGGCGTGAAGATCGTCGAGGAATCCGTCGAGCGGGTGGTCGCCACCATGCCGGTGGAGGGCAACCGGCAGTCCTTCGGGCTGCTGCACGGCGGCGCCTCGCTGGCAGTCGGGGAGGCGGTGGGCTCCTGGGCTGCGGTCATCCACGCCAGCACCCTGGGCAAGACCGCCGTCGGCGTGGACGTCTCGGCCACCCACCACAAGTCCGCCCGCGAGGGGCTCATCACGATCACCGCGACCCCCATCCATCTCGGCGGCACCGTGACCACCCACGAGGTGCTGATCACCAACGAGGCGGGGCAGCGGCTCTGCACCCTGCGGATCACCAACCTGTTGCTGGACCGCAAGAACTAA
- a CDS encoding VOC family protein, protein MTLLLNKATTVLPVDDAERAHRFYADTLGLPHRGVADDGSELFGSDGGPMLQLMPVRDGKHSEHTTLSFEVSEIERTVQEMESKGVQFQDYDLPDLKTENHICTTDSEKCAWFMDTEHNILCVHENITTAADYQL, encoded by the coding sequence ATGACCCTATTGTTGAACAAAGCCACAACGGTCCTGCCAGTCGATGATGCAGAGCGTGCCCACCGGTTCTATGCGGACACCCTGGGCCTCCCGCACCGTGGTGTGGCAGACGATGGAAGCGAACTATTCGGCAGCGACGGCGGCCCCATGCTGCAGTTGATGCCCGTCAGGGACGGAAAGCATTCCGAGCACACCACCCTGAGTTTCGAAGTCTCGGAGATCGAACGGACCGTCCAGGAGATGGAGTCCAAGGGCGTCCAGTTCCAGGACTACGACCTGCCGGATCTCAAGACCGAGAACCACATCTGTACGACGGATTCGGAGAAGTGCGCCTGGTTCATGGACACGGAGCACAACATCCTCTGCGTCCACGAGAACATCACGACGGCGGCTGACTACCAGCTCTGA
- a CDS encoding DUF427 domain-containing protein: MATKLSQVLMGALPRLRYEPTAKRIRASLGRTTVVDTLQACLIWEPRRITPIFAVPEQDLLAGLATPSLPAASVDEHPFALRQGAAATSLDPTTGFGNHTCAGEELDVVTAAATVPRGAFRPEDPDLAGYVALDFGAFDWLEDDEEIIGHPRDPFHRVDIRASFVDVQVALDGVTLASTHGAQLLYETLLPVRYYIPQADVRLDLLQESPKRTVCPYKGQATYWSVPGSEHGRNIAWSYDRRFRDAAQIHGLVSFFNERVDLSVGGVVQPRPVTPWSRPSGPGAL; this comes from the coding sequence ATGGCCACCAAACTCTCCCAGGTGCTCATGGGCGCTCTCCCCCGGCTGCGCTACGAACCCACTGCCAAAAGGATCCGCGCGAGCCTCGGCCGGACAACCGTCGTCGATACCCTGCAGGCCTGCCTGATCTGGGAACCGCGGCGGATCACGCCCATCTTCGCCGTGCCGGAGCAGGACCTGCTGGCCGGGCTCGCCACACCGTCGCTGCCGGCGGCCTCTGTCGACGAGCACCCTTTCGCGCTTCGGCAGGGCGCGGCTGCAACGTCCCTCGACCCCACAACGGGGTTTGGCAACCACACCTGCGCCGGTGAGGAACTCGACGTCGTGACGGCTGCGGCGACCGTTCCCCGCGGCGCGTTCCGGCCCGAGGACCCCGACCTGGCCGGCTATGTGGCGCTGGATTTCGGGGCCTTCGACTGGCTCGAGGACGATGAGGAAATCATCGGCCACCCGCGGGATCCGTTCCACCGCGTTGATATCCGCGCATCGTTCGTGGACGTGCAGGTGGCGCTCGACGGCGTGACGCTGGCCAGCACGCACGGCGCGCAGCTGCTTTACGAGACGCTGCTCCCGGTGCGGTACTACATCCCGCAGGCGGACGTGCGGCTGGACCTGCTGCAGGAGAGCCCCAAGCGGACGGTCTGCCCGTACAAGGGCCAGGCCACCTACTGGAGCGTCCCGGGCTCGGAGCACGGGCGGAACATTGCGTGGAGCTATGACCGGCGGTTCCGCGACGCCGCGCAGATCCACGGCCTCGTCAGCTTCTTCAATGAGCGCGTCGATCTGAGCGTGGGGGGCGTGGTGCAGCCCCGGCCTGTGACTCCGTGGTCCCGCCCCAGCGGTCCGGGGGCACTTTGA
- a CDS encoding TetR/AcrR family transcriptional regulator, which yields MPTTASSTKRGRPGYDQQSVLVIAVDVFNRHGYDATSMGILAENLGISKSAIYHHVPSKGDLLKLALDHALGGLEAILDQPQANTGTAEARLEFVLRETISVLVERLPFVTLLLRLRGNTEIERDAMERRRTFDHKVAALISAARDEGSLRQDIDPRTVTRLLFGTINSIVEWYKPGGSLSPEKLADDVITMAFHGLHVAR from the coding sequence ATGCCCACAACAGCAAGCAGCACCAAACGCGGCCGTCCCGGCTATGACCAGCAGTCGGTGCTGGTGATCGCCGTCGACGTCTTCAACCGCCACGGCTACGACGCCACGTCCATGGGCATCCTCGCTGAAAACCTGGGCATTTCAAAGTCAGCCATTTACCATCACGTGCCGTCCAAGGGCGACCTGCTGAAGCTCGCGCTGGACCACGCCCTGGGCGGCCTCGAAGCCATCCTGGACCAGCCGCAGGCCAACACCGGCACCGCCGAAGCCCGGCTGGAGTTCGTCCTCCGCGAGACCATTTCGGTGCTTGTTGAACGGCTTCCGTTCGTCACCCTGCTGCTGCGCCTGCGTGGCAACACCGAGATCGAACGCGACGCCATGGAACGGCGGCGCACGTTCGACCACAAGGTGGCGGCGCTGATTTCCGCGGCCCGCGACGAGGGGTCGCTCCGCCAGGACATCGATCCCCGCACCGTGACCCGGCTGCTCTTCGGCACGATCAACTCGATCGTCGAGTGGTACAAACCCGGCGGCTCCCTCTCCCCCGAGAAACTGGCCGACGACGTCATCACCATGGCCTTCCACGGCCTCCACGTCGCCCGCTAG
- a CDS encoding hotdog fold thioesterase, which yields MAELTISGDTHPILKDDYASEWMGIEVVALDDGHATIRMPLRQEMLNGFGMAHGGMIFAFGDTAFALACNPANPKPADEGSITVASGVDINFLKPAFRGQILTAVANRRASTGRSGLYDIQIYAADPNTGAPTAPAGTAPAGTPQAATAATVPGELPTDIAPGELVAEFRGRSRTISKK from the coding sequence ATGGCTGAACTGACGATTTCCGGTGACACCCACCCCATCCTTAAAGACGACTATGCCTCGGAATGGATGGGCATCGAAGTTGTGGCGCTGGACGACGGACATGCCACGATCCGCATGCCGCTCCGGCAGGAAATGCTGAACGGATTCGGCATGGCCCACGGCGGGATGATCTTCGCCTTCGGCGACACTGCGTTCGCTCTGGCCTGCAACCCCGCCAACCCGAAACCTGCTGACGAGGGAAGCATCACCGTGGCCTCCGGCGTCGACATCAACTTCCTCAAGCCGGCCTTCCGCGGCCAGATCCTGACCGCCGTCGCCAACCGCCGCGCCAGCACCGGACGCAGCGGCCTCTACGACATCCAGATTTACGCCGCCGATCCCAATACGGGCGCGCCTACTGCACCTGCGGGCACGGCACCCGCCGGCACGCCACAGGCTGCCACGGCTGCCACGGTCCCGGGCGAACTCCCCACCGACATCGCCCCGGGCGAACTCGTCGCCGAGTTCCGCGGCCGCAGCCGCACCATCTCCAAGAAATAG
- a CDS encoding S1 family peptidase translates to MKTPRYQLTVRAVAAAAIAIAGSFYAVPALAEAGGPEPAPTSSPTATASPAAPVDTTTPAVAPEVSDAGLAEAVRRDLGMTLEEFNAAGQLARTAADAVPSLRELPGYLGISLLDGKILVEGSGAELQSRVNELNGTGTSGVFVLVAPAAESSAAPSTTPSATPTEAPTAAPSAAELVASSTEQLFQAYVREVGPAGLQAVAYSGGRFIIRTGGTNAAEADLPPVPDQQAAPVPTAPATTAAAPGKISPADFVARYANVQLEQAPPLATEADVYGGEGYVIDSPPRRTICSTGFGAFSAAGLPVVLTAGHCAEDGTAAVIGLEPPTSATAGGSLPLPGSLASFGSFGFSQFGGLQNSWVLNPLWNTDDPGEPGNVGTDIAVIESLNGGVNVQPAATTWASAANPGSTAVKIIGMVAPFKGQEVCRSGRTDGWSCGQVEETGIYVVGGRTTDPADVRAFRGFLSKNVQSSGGDSGGPWISGNYAVGTHSAGETSGENFAIATTLEDSLTKIPTAVQLQLFLNKPELVAPENLTFMEGQPITGRVPAAPASAVAANSKVRITVANQAPLEVPVDPAGNWTYPAPATTGPLSFTAETVNGFSHSGAASVAVNISDLDAPVITAPEGGAALRTLNRIDGTGTPSQTVKLTGDVSGSAVVGPDGRWSIPVAGPVYGQIAVHAVQTAPSHEDSPSVTRTFTVTPVAPAVASIVDGLHFSQDSLPGTISGTGLDGADVTVSIDGTPAGAAQAGAGGAGAGARAVVRSLVPHILVAGGRWSIPFPSGLAVGAHTLSVTQSVDGVASDPLLLTFTIDAPAVAPAGPAVPPAGPAVLPAGAGQLPDTGAGQLLLMGAFAAGATLLGGLLLGGSQLAAARRRLVR, encoded by the coding sequence GTGAAGACTCCGAGGTATCAGCTGACAGTGCGCGCGGTGGCGGCTGCCGCCATCGCGATCGCGGGATCGTTCTATGCCGTTCCTGCCCTGGCCGAAGCCGGGGGACCGGAACCCGCTCCTACCTCCTCACCGACAGCGACCGCCAGCCCGGCAGCGCCGGTTGATACGACGACGCCGGCAGTGGCGCCGGAAGTCAGCGACGCCGGACTCGCCGAGGCCGTCCGGCGCGATTTGGGTATGACGCTCGAGGAATTCAATGCAGCCGGCCAGCTGGCCAGGACCGCCGCCGACGCCGTTCCCTCGCTGCGGGAGCTGCCCGGCTACTTGGGGATCAGCCTGCTGGACGGCAAAATCCTCGTCGAAGGCAGCGGCGCCGAGCTGCAGTCCCGGGTGAACGAACTGAACGGGACGGGAACCTCGGGAGTGTTCGTTCTCGTGGCTCCGGCAGCTGAGTCCTCGGCTGCCCCCTCGACCACTCCTTCGGCTACTCCGACGGAGGCTCCTACCGCTGCTCCCTCGGCGGCCGAACTGGTGGCGTCCAGCACCGAGCAGCTGTTCCAGGCCTATGTCCGCGAGGTTGGCCCTGCCGGCCTGCAGGCCGTGGCCTACTCCGGGGGGCGCTTCATCATCCGCACCGGCGGAACGAACGCCGCCGAAGCGGACCTGCCCCCGGTGCCGGACCAGCAAGCCGCGCCGGTGCCGACTGCCCCGGCGACGACTGCCGCGGCGCCAGGGAAGATCTCCCCGGCCGACTTCGTGGCCCGCTACGCCAACGTCCAGCTGGAGCAAGCGCCTCCCCTCGCGACCGAAGCGGACGTGTACGGCGGAGAGGGCTACGTCATTGACTCACCTCCCCGGCGGACCATCTGCTCGACCGGATTTGGCGCGTTCAGTGCGGCGGGTCTGCCGGTCGTCCTGACGGCGGGGCACTGCGCCGAGGACGGCACAGCCGCCGTCATCGGACTTGAGCCACCGACCTCCGCGACGGCGGGTGGCTCGTTGCCCCTTCCCGGCAGCCTCGCGTCGTTCGGCAGCTTCGGATTCAGCCAGTTCGGCGGACTCCAAAACTCATGGGTCTTGAACCCACTGTGGAACACGGACGATCCCGGAGAACCCGGCAACGTCGGCACGGACATCGCCGTTATTGAGTCACTGAACGGCGGCGTAAACGTCCAGCCGGCCGCGACCACCTGGGCCAGCGCCGCGAACCCGGGCTCTACCGCCGTGAAGATCATCGGCATGGTCGCCCCGTTCAAGGGCCAGGAAGTGTGCCGCTCCGGACGGACCGACGGCTGGTCCTGTGGGCAGGTGGAAGAAACCGGCATCTACGTGGTGGGCGGAAGAACCACCGATCCGGCCGACGTGCGCGCATTCAGGGGCTTCCTGTCCAAGAATGTCCAGTCCAGTGGCGGTGACTCCGGCGGCCCGTGGATCAGCGGCAATTATGCCGTGGGCACCCACTCGGCCGGCGAGACCAGTGGAGAGAACTTCGCCATCGCCACCACGCTGGAAGACTCCCTGACCAAGATTCCCACCGCCGTGCAGCTCCAGCTGTTCCTGAACAAGCCGGAACTCGTGGCCCCGGAAAATCTGACCTTCATGGAAGGCCAACCGATCACGGGCCGGGTCCCGGCGGCCCCGGCGTCGGCCGTTGCCGCCAACTCGAAAGTGCGCATCACTGTTGCGAACCAGGCACCCCTGGAGGTGCCCGTCGACCCGGCCGGCAACTGGACCTACCCCGCACCCGCGACCACCGGACCGCTGTCATTCACCGCGGAAACGGTGAACGGATTCAGCCACTCGGGCGCCGCTTCCGTGGCCGTCAACATCTCCGACCTCGACGCCCCGGTGATCACCGCCCCTGAAGGGGGAGCGGCTTTGAGGACGCTCAACCGCATCGACGGCACCGGAACCCCCAGCCAGACGGTGAAACTCACCGGCGACGTCAGCGGCTCCGCCGTCGTCGGGCCGGACGGCCGCTGGAGCATCCCGGTCGCCGGGCCCGTCTATGGCCAGATCGCCGTGCACGCCGTGCAGACGGCTCCCTCGCACGAGGACAGCCCCTCCGTGACGCGCACGTTCACCGTCACCCCGGTAGCCCCGGCGGTCGCTTCGATCGTGGACGGGCTGCACTTCAGCCAGGACTCGCTTCCCGGGACGATTTCCGGGACGGGCCTCGACGGCGCCGACGTCACCGTCTCGATCGACGGGACGCCGGCCGGTGCTGCCCAGGCAGGGGCCGGCGGTGCCGGGGCGGGGGCGCGCGCAGTGGTCCGCTCCCTGGTTCCGCACATCCTCGTGGCAGGCGGGCGCTGGAGTATCCCGTTCCCCTCCGGCCTCGCCGTGGGGGCGCACACGCTTTCCGTCACCCAATCGGTCGACGGCGTTGCCTCGGACCCGCTGCTGCTGACCTTTACGATTGACGCCCCGGCCGTTGCGCCCGCTGGGCCCGCTGTTCCGCCGGCCGGTCCAGCCGTGCTTCCGGCCGGCGCCGGCCAGCTGCCGGACACCGGCGCCGGGCAGCTGCTGCTGATGGGAGCCTTCGCCGCGGGAGCGACCCTGCTGGGCGGCCTGCTGCTGGGTGGTTCCCAACTGGCCGCGGCACGGCGCCGGCTGGTCCGCTAA
- the paaK gene encoding phenylacetate--CoA ligase PaaK gives MTQETVAPTSDAVLDREETISRDELEALQLSRLQHTVAYAYDRVPLYKRKFDEAGVRPGDLRELSDLGKFPFTTKEDLRLEYPFGMFAVPQHEVARIHASSGTTGRATVVGYTKKDLADWAKLVARSLRASGVRPGMKVHNAYGYGLFTGGMGAHAGAEALGCTVIPISGGQTERQITLIQDFKPDAILATPTYLLTIADAMMKQGIDPASTSLKFAVLGAEPWTEEMRHELEEMMNIKACDIYGLSEVMGPGVAGEAVETQDGSHIWEDHFRPEIIDAFDPSVVLGDGEPGELVFTSLTKEALPIIRYRTKDLTRLLPGTARPAHRRMGRITGRSDDMIILRGVNLFPSQIEEIALRIPELSPHFQLELTRPEGQRMDQLTVKIERRESVTVEGVASAAKVLQQQIKIHVGSSCAVDVVEPGSLERSNGKLRRIYDMRPKA, from the coding sequence ATGACCCAAGAAACCGTCGCACCCACCAGTGATGCTGTCCTGGACCGCGAAGAAACCATCTCCCGCGACGAGCTCGAGGCGTTGCAGCTCAGCCGCCTGCAGCACACCGTGGCCTACGCCTACGACCGCGTCCCGCTGTACAAGCGCAAGTTCGACGAGGCCGGCGTCCGCCCCGGGGATCTCCGCGAGCTCTCCGACCTGGGCAAGTTTCCCTTCACCACCAAGGAGGACCTCCGCCTGGAGTACCCCTTCGGCATGTTCGCCGTGCCGCAGCACGAGGTGGCCCGCATTCACGCCAGCTCCGGCACCACGGGCCGCGCCACCGTCGTTGGCTACACCAAGAAGGACCTCGCCGACTGGGCCAAGCTCGTCGCCCGCTCGCTGCGTGCCTCCGGCGTCCGTCCCGGCATGAAGGTCCACAACGCCTACGGCTACGGCCTGTTCACCGGCGGCATGGGCGCCCACGCCGGCGCCGAGGCCCTCGGCTGCACCGTCATCCCGATCTCCGGCGGCCAGACCGAACGCCAGATCACCCTGATCCAGGACTTCAAGCCGGACGCGATCCTGGCCACCCCGACCTACCTGCTGACCATTGCCGACGCGATGATGAAGCAGGGCATCGACCCGGCTTCCACCTCGCTCAAGTTCGCCGTGCTGGGTGCCGAGCCGTGGACCGAGGAAATGCGCCACGAGCTCGAAGAGATGATGAACATCAAGGCCTGCGACATTTACGGGCTCTCCGAGGTCATGGGGCCCGGCGTCGCCGGCGAGGCCGTGGAAACCCAGGACGGCAGCCACATCTGGGAGGACCACTTCCGCCCCGAGATCATCGACGCCTTCGACCCCTCCGTGGTCCTGGGCGACGGCGAACCCGGCGAGCTGGTCTTCACCTCGCTCACCAAGGAAGCGCTGCCGATCATCCGGTACCGCACCAAGGACCTCACCCGCCTGCTGCCGGGCACCGCGCGCCCCGCGCACCGCCGCATGGGCCGCATCACCGGCCGCAGCGACGACATGATCATCCTGCGCGGCGTGAACCTGTTCCCCTCGCAGATCGAGGAGATCGCGCTGCGCATCCCCGAGCTGAGCCCGCACTTCCAGCTCGAGCTCACCCGTCCCGAGGGCCAGCGGATGGACCAGCTGACCGTCAAGATCGAACGCCGCGAGTCCGTCACGGTCGAGGGTGTCGCCTCGGCCGCCAAGGTCCTGCAGCAGCAGATCAAGATCCACGTCGGGTCCTCCTGCGCCGTCGACGTCGTCGAACCCGGCTCCCTGGAGCGGTCCAACGGCAAGCTCCGCCGGATCTACGACATGCGCCCCAAGGCCTGA